A region of Pelagicoccus sp. SDUM812003 DNA encodes the following proteins:
- the nth gene encoding endonuclease III: MTKKERAAYVDGELDRLYPETPVPLDHVDAYTLLVAVLLSAQCTDARVNKTTPALWALAGTPQEMMTIPVEEIREVTRPCGLSPRKSQAISELSRILVEKHGGEVPRTFEELEALPGVGHKTASVVMAQAFGHPAFPVDTHIHRLAQRWGLTSGRNVMQTEMDLKALFPRERWNSLHLQIIFYGREHCTARGCDGTVCPICRELYPNRKKAVVTRK, from the coding sequence ATGACGAAGAAGGAGAGGGCGGCATACGTGGATGGCGAGTTGGATCGGTTGTATCCTGAAACTCCGGTGCCTCTGGATCATGTGGACGCCTACACCTTGTTGGTCGCGGTACTGCTGTCCGCTCAGTGCACGGATGCTCGGGTCAACAAGACCACGCCCGCTCTCTGGGCCCTCGCTGGCACGCCGCAGGAAATGATGACCATTCCAGTGGAGGAAATTCGCGAAGTGACCCGCCCATGCGGCTTGTCGCCTCGAAAGTCACAGGCGATTAGCGAATTGTCTCGTATTCTAGTGGAAAAACATGGGGGCGAAGTGCCGCGCACGTTCGAGGAGCTGGAGGCCTTGCCTGGGGTGGGTCACAAGACGGCTTCGGTGGTGATGGCCCAGGCCTTCGGGCATCCGGCTTTCCCAGTTGATACTCACATCCATCGTTTGGCTCAACGTTGGGGGTTGACGAGCGGCAGAAATGTGATGCAGACGGAAATGGACCTGAAAGCTTTGTTTCCCCGAGAACGCTGGAATAGCTTGCACCTGCAAATCATTTTCTATGGACGCGAACACTGCACGGCGCGCGGCTGCGATGGCACGGTATGCCCGATTTGCCGAGAGCTCTACCCGAATCGCAAAA
- the gcvP gene encoding aminomethyl-transferring glycine dehydrogenase, which yields MPTSADPSLSESSRLSKLDAFAPRHLGTHGPAAEKIAQQLGYESVDALVDRAVPASIRIDGLDGLPAPCGEHEMLAELKGIAAKNKVNKSYIGLGYYPTITPPVIQRGILENPGWYTQYTPYQAEISQGRMEGLLNFQTMVSDLTGLEIANASLLDEGTAAAEAMSLAFSQAGKGGRNHRILVSKNCFPQTIEVLQARAEPMGIAVDVVDFEQEQSFEQVFAVLLQYPDANGLAEDVSPIAERAKENKALTIVATDLLALTLLKSPGELGADVAIGSAQRFGVPMGFGGPHAAFFATRDAYKRKIPGRIIGVSKDRDGNPALRLALQTREQHIRRDKATSNICTAQALLANIAAAYAVYHGPAGLRAIANRVRLLTKVAQSVLEKHGFEIAPGERFDTLVANTPQADALCKRAAEAGFNLRQVSSTAIGIAFDETTSAGDLSKLLSALSDRSVSCEELESIAAEVDTSIVPALSRELDYLSHPVFNSYHTETEMLRYLKRLENRDLSLTTSMIPLGSCTMKLNAAAEMLPITWPEFADMHPFAPSDQTEGYQQLIKQLEHWLAKITGFHATSLQPNAGSQGEYAGLLAIRAYQRSLGHDQRNICLIPISAHGTNPASAAMVGMKVVVVACDDQGNIDLSDLRAKAEKHSEELAALMITYPSTHGVFESSVREICELVHQHGGQVYMDGANMNAQVGLTSPGEIGADVCHLNLHKTFCIPHGGGGPGVGPICVAKHLAAFLPGHCLSDTLSGEQRIGAVSAAPYGSASILPISWAYIRMMGAQGLTLATKTAILNANYMAQRLESHFDIVYRGESGLVAHEFIIDFRDWKPKSGIEVEDVAKRLMDYGFHAPTMSFPVPGTMMIEPTESESIAELDRLCDALISIKGEMENVASGKWPREDNPLKNAPHTSQAVTRHDWGSPYTRDEAAFPASWSREYKYWPAVARVDNVFGDRNLVCSCLPLEAYQEEK from the coding sequence ATGCCTACATCCGCCGACCCTTCGCTTTCCGAATCGTCACGACTTTCCAAACTGGACGCCTTTGCGCCGCGCCACCTGGGCACGCATGGCCCCGCGGCGGAAAAGATCGCCCAGCAGCTCGGATACGAGAGCGTGGACGCCCTCGTCGACCGGGCCGTGCCCGCATCCATTCGCATCGATGGACTCGACGGACTGCCCGCGCCATGCGGCGAGCACGAGATGCTCGCTGAGCTCAAGGGCATCGCCGCAAAGAACAAGGTGAACAAGAGCTACATCGGCCTCGGATACTATCCGACCATCACGCCTCCGGTCATCCAGCGGGGCATTCTGGAGAATCCGGGCTGGTACACGCAATACACTCCCTACCAAGCGGAGATTTCCCAAGGCCGCATGGAAGGCCTGCTCAACTTTCAGACCATGGTCTCCGATCTGACCGGTTTGGAAATCGCCAACGCCTCGCTTCTCGACGAAGGCACCGCAGCGGCGGAGGCCATGAGTCTAGCGTTTTCACAGGCTGGCAAAGGAGGAAGAAACCATCGAATCCTAGTATCCAAAAACTGCTTTCCCCAAACCATCGAAGTGCTGCAAGCTCGAGCTGAACCGATGGGCATCGCGGTTGATGTGGTCGATTTTGAGCAGGAACAGAGCTTCGAACAGGTATTCGCCGTCCTACTACAGTATCCTGACGCCAACGGTCTCGCGGAAGACGTTTCGCCTATCGCCGAGAGGGCGAAGGAAAACAAAGCCCTGACGATCGTCGCCACCGATCTTCTAGCTCTGACACTCCTGAAATCTCCAGGCGAGCTCGGAGCGGACGTGGCGATCGGCAGCGCCCAACGCTTCGGCGTGCCCATGGGTTTCGGCGGTCCGCATGCCGCTTTCTTCGCCACTCGGGACGCCTACAAGCGCAAGATCCCAGGTCGCATCATCGGCGTATCCAAAGATCGCGATGGCAATCCAGCCTTGCGCCTCGCCCTGCAAACGCGCGAGCAGCACATTCGTCGCGACAAGGCCACGAGCAACATTTGCACCGCACAAGCCTTGCTGGCCAACATCGCAGCCGCCTACGCGGTCTACCATGGACCAGCAGGACTGAGAGCGATCGCCAATCGCGTGCGGCTTCTCACCAAGGTTGCCCAAAGCGTTCTAGAAAAACATGGCTTCGAAATCGCCCCCGGCGAACGTTTCGATACGCTGGTCGCGAACACGCCACAAGCCGACGCCCTTTGCAAACGCGCCGCCGAGGCCGGCTTCAATCTGCGCCAGGTCAGCTCCACCGCCATCGGCATCGCCTTCGATGAAACCACCTCGGCAGGCGATCTGTCGAAGCTGCTTTCCGCGTTGAGCGATCGCTCCGTCAGCTGCGAGGAGCTCGAAAGCATCGCCGCGGAAGTGGATACGTCGATAGTACCCGCCCTTTCGCGCGAGCTGGACTACCTCAGCCATCCTGTATTCAATTCGTACCATACGGAGACCGAGATGCTGCGCTACCTCAAGCGCCTGGAAAACCGTGATCTGTCGCTGACGACCTCGATGATTCCGCTGGGATCCTGCACCATGAAGCTCAACGCTGCGGCGGAAATGCTGCCGATCACCTGGCCGGAGTTCGCGGACATGCATCCTTTCGCCCCTTCGGATCAAACCGAAGGCTATCAGCAACTCATCAAGCAACTCGAGCATTGGCTGGCGAAAATCACCGGATTCCACGCAACCTCCCTCCAGCCGAACGCCGGCTCCCAAGGCGAATACGCAGGCTTGCTCGCCATTCGAGCCTATCAGCGGAGCCTCGGACATGACCAACGCAACATCTGCCTCATCCCCATTTCCGCTCATGGCACGAATCCCGCCAGCGCCGCAATGGTAGGCATGAAGGTCGTCGTGGTGGCCTGCGACGATCAAGGAAACATCGACCTGTCGGACTTGCGCGCCAAAGCGGAGAAGCATTCCGAAGAGCTTGCCGCCTTGATGATCACCTATCCGTCGACCCACGGCGTATTCGAATCGTCGGTACGGGAAATCTGCGAGCTCGTGCACCAGCACGGCGGCCAAGTCTACATGGACGGGGCCAACATGAACGCTCAGGTGGGACTCACTAGCCCCGGCGAAATCGGAGCCGATGTTTGCCACCTCAATTTGCATAAGACCTTTTGCATACCGCACGGTGGAGGAGGTCCCGGCGTGGGCCCGATCTGCGTCGCGAAGCATCTCGCTGCCTTTCTGCCCGGACATTGCCTGAGCGACACGCTCTCCGGCGAACAACGCATCGGCGCCGTCTCCGCAGCGCCCTACGGCAGCGCCAGCATTCTTCCCATCTCATGGGCTTACATCCGCATGATGGGCGCCCAAGGCCTGACACTCGCCACCAAGACCGCCATCCTCAACGCGAACTACATGGCCCAACGCCTCGAAAGCCATTTCGATATCGTGTACCGCGGCGAGAGCGGACTCGTGGCCCACGAGTTCATCATCGATTTCCGTGACTGGAAACCGAAGTCGGGCATCGAGGTGGAGGACGTCGCCAAGCGGCTCATGGACTACGGCTTCCATGCGCCCACCATGTCCTTCCCCGTACCAGGCACCATGATGATCGAGCCAACCGAAAGCGAATCCATCGCCGAACTGGATCGGCTTTGCGACGCTCTTATTTCGATCAAAGGCGAAATGGAAAACGTGGCCTCCGGCAAATGGCCGCGAGAAGACAATCCGCTAAAAAACGCTCCACACACCAGCCAAGCGGTGACCCGCCACGATTGGGGCTCGCCTTACACTCGCGACGAAGCCGCCTTCCCTGCGTCCTGGTCTCGTGAATACAAGTATTGGCCCGCGGTGGCCCGCGTCGACAACGTCTTCGGAGATCGCAATCTGGTCTGCTCCTGCCTCCCCTTGGAAGCCTATCAGGAAGAGAAATAA
- a CDS encoding HDOD domain-containing protein gives MGQKEFGSLPQATDWVCRHPELSLRLLKNVPEDYDGDASAMSVDSALRTMGLTRVGEMALSWSYWELVPRELPVYGLSREEFFLQAHAGAVAMQLFNDQGELGALEAFAIGLLHGAGMLAIDRALQSRSKETPRLAAETPRKLADLEKTLLGTEHAWVGGSLLARWSLSEEIVRPVARQFDGEGSDLQQRLSISRYIANRVVDAARGARSPLGSKENVIYRGYSLYQVFEYAKKRSKQSFAGLN, from the coding sequence ATGGGGCAGAAGGAGTTCGGCTCGCTCCCGCAGGCGACCGACTGGGTGTGTCGTCATCCCGAGTTGTCGCTCCGATTGCTGAAGAACGTGCCGGAGGACTACGACGGGGATGCGAGCGCCATGTCGGTGGATTCGGCCTTGCGGACGATGGGGCTGACGCGTGTGGGGGAGATGGCCCTGAGCTGGAGCTACTGGGAGCTGGTTCCTCGCGAATTGCCAGTCTACGGGCTTTCTCGAGAAGAGTTCTTTCTGCAGGCTCACGCTGGCGCCGTCGCCATGCAGCTCTTCAACGATCAAGGCGAGCTGGGGGCATTGGAAGCCTTCGCGATCGGATTGCTGCACGGAGCGGGCATGTTGGCGATTGATCGAGCTCTGCAGTCGCGCTCTAAGGAAACGCCTCGCCTGGCCGCAGAAACGCCTCGAAAGCTTGCCGACCTCGAAAAAACTTTGCTGGGGACCGAGCACGCATGGGTGGGCGGAAGCCTGCTGGCTCGCTGGAGTTTGTCTGAGGAAATCGTCCGGCCGGTGGCTAGACAGTTCGATGGAGAGGGGTCGGATCTGCAGCAACGCTTGTCGATCTCGCGCTATATCGCTAACCGAGTCGTGGACGCAGCGCGCGGCGCGCGCAGCCCCTTGGGAAGCAAGGAGAACGTCATCTATCGCGGCTATTCTCTGTATCAAGTATTTGAGTACGCGAAAAAGCGCAGCAAGCAAAGCTTCGCCGGGTTGAACTAG
- a CDS encoding alpha/beta hydrolase family protein, producing MALIQFDFKSELLGLACSANIVVNQRSLTHFGSGHRSPVLYLLHGLSQDHSGWIRRSSIERYAERYDVTIVMPAVHRSFYANTRSGYRYFDFVADELPELCRHYFPISSDPHQTHVAGLSMGGYGAFKLALTYPGRFGSAVSLSGPLDLSKLEHRRDELFPEWQSVFGPGEDYLGSENDLLALARRLAGRQPRLLQSCGDQDYLCPVNRSFHHEASQLGLEIEYQEPPGDHDWAYWDAQIQDALAWMQLPELPDSSEVQLKDSTPRGEGVFKNQHE from the coding sequence ATGGCATTGATCCAGTTCGATTTCAAATCGGAGCTCCTCGGGCTCGCATGCAGCGCCAATATCGTGGTCAACCAACGCAGCCTGACCCATTTCGGATCCGGTCATCGCAGCCCTGTACTCTACCTTCTGCACGGGCTGTCCCAAGACCATAGCGGCTGGATTCGCCGTAGCTCCATCGAACGCTACGCCGAACGCTACGACGTCACCATCGTCATGCCGGCGGTGCATCGCAGCTTCTACGCAAACACCCGCTCAGGCTATCGGTATTTCGATTTCGTGGCCGACGAGTTGCCGGAGCTGTGTCGGCACTACTTTCCCATTTCCTCGGATCCCCATCAGACTCACGTGGCAGGCCTGTCCATGGGCGGGTACGGAGCCTTCAAGCTCGCCTTGACCTATCCGGGACGCTTCGGGAGCGCCGTCAGCCTGTCCGGACCGCTCGATCTTTCCAAACTCGAGCATCGTCGAGACGAGCTTTTCCCGGAATGGCAATCGGTCTTCGGGCCCGGCGAGGACTATCTCGGCAGCGAAAACGACCTGTTGGCTCTCGCTCGCCGTCTCGCCGGACGCCAGCCCCGCTTGCTGCAGAGCTGCGGAGATCAGGACTACCTGTGCCCGGTCAATCGCAGCTTTCACCACGAAGCGAGCCAGCTGGGGCTGGAAATCGAGTACCAAGAGCCACCCGGCGACCACGATTGGGCCTACTGGGACGCTCAGATCCAAGACGCCCTCGCTTGGATGCAGCTGCCCGAGCTGCCCGATTCGAGCGAAGTTCAACTCAAAGACTCGACGCCTCGCGGGGAAGGCGTTTTTAAGAACCAGCATGAATAA